GGGATGATCAACGAGAGATTTAACCATGTACTCCACAAGTTCCTTGTAATTCATCGTTATCGCCTCCACCTGTAAGATTGGAATAAGCCTTTATATACCGGCTTTTTTTAGTAATTTTGCGATAGTTTCTGTGGGCTGAGCGCCTTTTTTCAGCCACTCTGCAACTTTTTCCCTGTCAACTACAAACTGCTCACCTTTCACTATGGGTTGATAATGCCCCAAGCTTTCAA
The sequence above is drawn from the Spirochaetota bacterium genome and encodes:
- the rpsP gene encoding 30S ribosomal protein S16, with the protein product MVKIRLQRAGTKKKPFYKVVVVDSRKRRDGAVIESLGHYQPIVKGEQFVVDREKVAEWLKKGAQPTETIAKLLKKAGI